The sequence TCTGACTGAGCCATTCCTGAGACAGGCCAGGCCAGAGTAGACAAAGCAAAAAGCATACCTGCGACTTTACAGTACGATTTCATAACAATTCCCTTCTGCAAATAGCCGGATTAATATCTATCTGGTACAACATTTCCAGTTCATACGTTATGGTACATGGAGGAGCACGGTTATTGCGTCCATTTTTCCAGGTACAACTCTTAAGCATCCTCACTTATAAGTCTATCACAGGACCCCTCCGACATTCAAGAGAGGCAGATCATTCTCCTGACTCTTACAGAGAAATATTGCTTTTCCCCTCTCTCGTGCTACCATTGAAAAGTTGCATCAACAAAGAACCTTATCGATTGGAAGTGAAACCATGAAATCATTGTCTGTCTTCTGTGTAAGTCTTTGCTGCACCGTAATGAGTTACCTGCCATCCGCCTATGCAGTTGACGCCAGGTGGCATTTCATCGACACCTTTGAAGGGGTGAATCTCTATCGTGCCCAGGAAAACAAGGAAGGGCTTCTCCCCTTTAAAGCCACAGCGGAGCTTGACATCCCCTATCAACAGATAGTTAAGACCCTCGTCGATACCGAAAAAAAACAGCAGTGGGCACCAAAACTCAAATCAACGACCATTCACAATCAATTTTCAGCAAACCGTTTCGAGTACAGCGAATACTACACCACACCCTGGCCTTTTGAAGATCGGGAATTCCTGCTCATGGGTACAGTGACATACGAAAAGGATCAGATCCTCTTTTCAGGAGTGAACTCTACAAATAAGGCCCTGGCTGCTGATGATCACACCCTGGCTAACGTCGATATTCTTGAATTTGCAATCTTTCCATTGGATGCACAGCGCAGCCGGGTAGAATTCACCTTT comes from Desulfocapsa sulfexigens DSM 10523 and encodes:
- a CDS encoding SRPBCC family protein; its protein translation is MKSLSVFCVSLCCTVMSYLPSAYAVDARWHFIDTFEGVNLYRAQENKEGLLPFKATAELDIPYQQIVKTLVDTEKKQQWAPKLKSTTIHNQFSANRFEYSEYYTTPWPFEDREFLLMGTVTYEKDQILFSGVNSTNKALAADDHTLANVDILEFAIFPLDAQRSRVEFTFSGDMGGWIPDFVKTIIQKKWPVRFIQALQSYINENPSLDTLRYKNLEKGEVVFSTRLSTQS